A genomic window from Oceanobacillus timonensis includes:
- a CDS encoding CynX/NimT family MFS transporter, whose amino-acid sequence MEASSNKRMLYLIAIMVIGFNLRPAITSVGPLLGTIRDQIGLENWSAGTITSLPLIAFAVISPLAPRIGRRLGNDQAVMLGLILLFVGIGMRSVPYTPPLFIGTAIIGVGIAIMNVLLPAVIKEKFPHKVGQMTSVYSTSMAIFAATASGLSVPLAKNAGLGWELALLSWAVLAVVGIIVWVFVLRQDSTPKEEQIALSNRSFNDGNLWKSPLAWQVTLFMGLQSFIFYVIVSWLPEIMQSFGFSVSAAGWLVAYVQFVGLPSTFLAPVLAEKFSNQQGIVLGIGGGATIGFAGLLIGGPLPLIFVWVTLIGVTFGGAISLSLAMLGMRARNAEQASSLSGMAQSIGYIFAAVGPLFIGLLFDITHAWNASLIAIVVICLLMTLAGLGAGRNRYV is encoded by the coding sequence ATGGAAGCATCTTCGAATAAGAGAATGCTATATTTGATTGCCATCATGGTTATTGGTTTTAATCTGAGACCAGCAATTACTTCTGTTGGACCGTTATTAGGGACGATACGGGATCAGATTGGTCTGGAGAATTGGAGTGCGGGGACAATTACCAGTCTGCCGCTGATTGCATTTGCTGTGATATCACCGCTTGCTCCGAGAATTGGACGGCGGCTGGGAAATGATCAAGCTGTCATGCTGGGACTGATACTGCTGTTCGTTGGCATTGGAATGCGCTCTGTTCCTTATACACCGCCTTTGTTTATTGGGACAGCTATTATTGGTGTTGGTATTGCCATTATGAATGTCCTGTTGCCGGCAGTAATTAAAGAGAAGTTCCCGCATAAAGTTGGCCAAATGACCAGTGTGTATTCGACATCGATGGCAATATTTGCAGCTACCGCTTCCGGGCTTTCTGTCCCGCTTGCAAAAAATGCAGGTTTGGGCTGGGAGTTAGCTTTATTATCTTGGGCTGTGCTGGCTGTAGTAGGAATTATTGTTTGGGTTTTTGTTCTTAGACAGGATTCCACGCCGAAAGAAGAACAGATAGCGTTAAGTAACCGATCTTTTAATGACGGTAATTTGTGGAAATCGCCACTAGCTTGGCAGGTTACTTTGTTTATGGGTTTGCAATCATTTATATTTTATGTAATCGTATCGTGGCTACCGGAAATAATGCAAAGTTTTGGCTTTTCCGTATCAGCAGCAGGCTGGCTAGTAGCCTATGTGCAGTTTGTTGGATTGCCGTCTACTTTTTTGGCACCGGTGTTGGCAGAAAAATTCTCCAACCAGCAAGGTATCGTATTAGGAATTGGCGGTGGTGCTACGATTGGTTTTGCCGGTCTATTAATCGGAGGGCCGCTGCCGCTCATTTTCGTTTGGGTAACACTGATTGGTGTTACTTTCGGAGGCGCTATCAGCTTATCCCTTGCGATGCTGGGGATGCGTGCGCGAAATGCTGAACAAGCAAGCTCGCTTTCCGGGATGGCACAATCCATCGGTTATATTTTTGCCGCAGTTGGACCATTGTTTATAGGGCTGCTGTTTGATATAACGCATGCATGGAATGCGTCCCTGATTGCTATCGTGGTTATTTGTTTACTGATGACACTGGCAGGATTGGGCGCTGGCAGAAATAGATACGTGTAA
- a CDS encoding TatD family hydrolase, with protein sequence MIDAHIHLDWYQPNELQQVIHARKIDGMIAVASNFESCQTVWQLAERYPFVYPAFGWHPEQALPSSQEISQIIQAIEQRSTDIVGVGEVGVPYYAKRKDASSLDVTPYHAILERFIQVAKKYDLPIILHAVYEDASIVCDMLEKYQIKRAHFHWFKGDQATIKRMIANQYMISITPDCWYEEEIQSLIKQYPLELMMAETDGPWPFQGPFQNQMTHPDRIIDVMKKIAEVKQLPFDNVRQQITDNTYHFYRLERFHK encoded by the coding sequence ATGATTGATGCTCATATTCATCTGGATTGGTATCAGCCGAATGAATTACAACAGGTCATTCATGCACGCAAAATAGATGGAATGATAGCTGTAGCGAGCAATTTTGAGAGCTGCCAAACAGTATGGCAATTGGCCGAGAGGTATCCGTTTGTTTATCCCGCTTTTGGTTGGCATCCGGAACAGGCGCTGCCTTCTTCGCAAGAAATCAGCCAAATCATACAAGCAATCGAACAAAGATCAACAGATATTGTTGGTGTGGGGGAAGTCGGTGTACCTTATTATGCTAAACGTAAAGACGCTTCTTCTCTTGATGTTACACCTTATCACGCGATTTTGGAACGTTTTATACAAGTTGCAAAAAAGTATGATTTACCGATTATTTTACACGCGGTTTATGAAGATGCTTCTATTGTCTGTGATATGCTTGAAAAATATCAGATAAAACGGGCACATTTCCATTGGTTTAAAGGGGACCAGGCAACAATAAAACGGATGATAGCTAATCAATATATGATTTCTATAACGCCGGATTGCTGGTATGAAGAGGAGATTCAGTCTTTAATCAAACAATACCCATTAGAACTTATGATGGCAGAAACAGATGGACCATGGCCGTTTCAAGGACCTTTTCAGAATCAAATGACCCATCCGGATAGGATTATCGATGTCATGAAGAAAATAGCTGAAGTAAAACAGCTGCCTTTTGACAACGTTCGACAGCAAATAACAGACAATACGTATCATTTCTATCGATTGGAACGGTTTCATAAATAG
- a CDS encoding WD40/YVTN/BNR-like repeat-containing protein encodes MEVLYFTAGSSVYEIKKEEQEWVMEERRTPAPFLCLAADPSQKGRLYGGTFNEGLWISNDCGKTWTAAGSGISHNRVMSVAVSPTEVKNGYHVVWAGTEPSGLFRSEDGGKTWTDCPGLLDLPSKSAWSFPPRPYTHHVRWIEPDIHDENRIFVGIELGGVMKSEDKGASWEDRKPHSQYDCHTLTTHAQAPGRIYEAAGGGYAESFDAGNTWQTVNEGLAPYNYLVHIAVDAGNADTMVAAAAQSPYEAYDPAHARTILVRREDGASWSPVENGLPGAEGSSVFALTSHPSESGAFYAVNNLGFYLSYDAGQTWERVPLEWPDYLKTKRIHGFVMIASPD; translated from the coding sequence ATGGAAGTTTTATATTTTACAGCGGGAAGTTCTGTTTATGAAATAAAAAAAGAGGAGCAGGAATGGGTAATGGAAGAAAGACGAACACCAGCACCATTTTTATGTCTTGCAGCAGACCCTAGCCAGAAAGGACGGCTGTATGGAGGGACCTTTAACGAAGGTTTATGGATAAGTAATGATTGTGGCAAGACATGGACAGCAGCTGGATCAGGGATATCACATAACAGAGTAATGAGTGTGGCGGTCAGTCCAACAGAGGTGAAAAATGGATATCATGTTGTTTGGGCAGGTACAGAACCGAGCGGACTATTTCGTTCCGAAGATGGGGGTAAAACTTGGACTGATTGTCCAGGTCTATTAGATTTACCTTCCAAATCTGCTTGGAGTTTTCCGCCTCGTCCATACACACATCACGTACGTTGGATTGAACCGGATATCCATGATGAGAACCGTATATTTGTCGGCATTGAACTTGGCGGCGTGATGAAAAGTGAAGATAAAGGAGCAAGTTGGGAAGATCGAAAACCTCATTCACAATATGATTGTCATACTTTAACAACACATGCTCAAGCTCCAGGGCGAATATATGAAGCTGCAGGCGGCGGTTATGCAGAAAGCTTTGATGCCGGTAACACTTGGCAGACAGTGAATGAGGGCCTTGCACCTTATAACTATTTAGTTCATATCGCTGTAGACGCAGGGAATGCTGATACAATGGTTGCTGCCGCAGCGCAAAGTCCTTATGAAGCTTATGATCCGGCGCACGCACGTACGATTTTGGTACGACGGGAAGATGGGGCTTCCTGGTCGCCTGTAGAAAATGGCTTACCTGGTGCGGAAGGTTCCTCTGTCTTTGCTTTAACTTCCCATCCATCGGAATCAGGGGCTTTTTACGCTGTGAATAATCTTGGTTTTTACCTTTCTTATGATGCCGGGCAAACCTGGGAAAGGGTACCGCTGGAATGGCCAGATTACTTGAAAACAAAAAGAATTCATGGATTTGTCATGATTGCCTCCCCGGATTAA
- a CDS encoding tetratricopeptide repeat protein, which translates to MEKPRILIFISLCLFIAGCSSTSEDTSASEPSSSESSEESADTESLDTEEEASGNETNADEEEQLASGSNTSTYLLSVKLRPLYANENYDEALDLIEESLEEYPEEAFLYNDKGYVLVELGRPEEAKEALETAIELDETMESAYNNLSYALSDLGEFEEAMDAAQTAIDLNSNTPEQYIAMGNALSMLDRDEEAIPYFEEALEIEPDVDFALYGMGVSLLYLEETEESIVYLEKFLQQHPEDVDALDMLVYAYELTEDYEEALQYADIVLEMDDEANIIYNLDYKGILLAKNDQLDEAEELYEDMLEEHPLDKGVAYYGLAFIDIQRGEIDEGLDKLEEVLEVDPDLIEYAVTDPLFEDILDNERFIELVESYDNSFNEL; encoded by the coding sequence ATGGAAAAACCACGAATACTCATTTTTATCTCATTATGCTTATTCATTGCTGGATGCAGCAGTACTTCAGAAGATACGAGTGCATCTGAACCTTCCTCATCTGAATCTTCTGAAGAAAGTGCGGATACGGAATCATTGGATACGGAGGAAGAAGCATCAGGTAACGAAACAAATGCCGATGAAGAAGAACAGCTTGCTTCCGGTTCAAATACCAGTACATATTTATTATCGGTAAAACTCCGGCCATTATATGCAAATGAAAATTATGATGAAGCGCTGGATTTAATCGAGGAATCTTTGGAAGAATATCCGGAAGAAGCCTTTCTTTATAATGATAAAGGCTATGTTCTCGTGGAACTTGGAAGACCAGAAGAAGCGAAAGAGGCTTTAGAAACAGCAATTGAGCTTGATGAAACGATGGAGTCTGCCTATAATAACTTGTCTTATGCACTGTCTGATTTAGGTGAATTTGAAGAGGCGATGGATGCAGCACAAACAGCGATTGATTTAAACTCAAATACACCGGAACAATATATTGCGATGGGGAATGCGCTTTCTATGCTGGATAGAGATGAAGAAGCCATACCTTATTTTGAAGAGGCATTGGAAATTGAACCGGATGTGGATTTTGCTTTGTATGGTATGGGAGTCAGTCTGCTTTATTTAGAGGAAACAGAAGAAAGCATTGTTTATCTAGAAAAGTTTTTGCAACAGCATCCAGAAGATGTCGATGCACTTGATATGCTTGTATATGCTTATGAACTGACAGAAGACTATGAGGAAGCTTTGCAATATGCTGACATTGTATTAGAAATGGATGATGAAGCCAATATCATATACAACCTGGACTATAAAGGAATTCTGCTTGCAAAAAATGACCAGTTGGATGAAGCAGAGGAGCTTTATGAAGACATGCTGGAAGAACACCCATTAGATAAAGGGGTTGCTTATTACGGTCTAGCTTTTATCGACATCCAGCGGGGGGAGATCGATGAAGGGCTGGATAAGTTGGAAGAAGTCTTAGAGGTAGATCCGGACTTGATTGAATATGCCGTCACAGATCCATTGTTTGAAGATATTTTAGATAATGAAAGATTTATAGAACTCGTTGAATCATATGATAATTCATTTAATGAACTATAG
- a CDS encoding threo-3-hydroxy-L-aspartate ammonia-lyase — MYEKITEAANRLDGIAHKTPVLTSTLLNELTGNSIFLKCENFQRMGAFKFRGAYNTVSSLSQEARRKGVIAYSSGNHAMATALTCKILAIPATVVMPEDAPRVKTDAVEDYGATIIKYNRSTESREEIAQELIDKYGYTLIPPFDAESIIAGQGTVAQEFIEEVGKLDYLLVPCGGGGLISGCAVAAKHLLPECKVIGVEPALSDDAAKSFKTGELQTIKTPNSVADGLNTPSLGKITFPFIKEHVDDFITVSEEEIKTAMYLLWTRLKIVVEPSGAVALAAYRKLSVKGKRVGVVLSGGNVDVRKAGDLFKDIIV; from the coding sequence ATGTATGAAAAAATAACAGAAGCAGCAAACCGTTTAGACGGCATTGCACATAAAACGCCAGTGCTGACTTCAACGCTTTTAAATGAATTAACCGGAAATTCTATTTTTCTAAAGTGTGAAAACTTCCAACGTATGGGGGCGTTTAAATTTCGTGGCGCCTATAATACGGTCAGCTCTCTTTCGCAAGAAGCCAGAAGGAAGGGAGTAATCGCCTATTCATCCGGAAATCATGCAATGGCTACGGCTTTAACTTGTAAAATACTTGCTATTCCGGCGACCGTAGTTATGCCTGAGGATGCTCCACGGGTTAAAACTGATGCTGTGGAGGACTACGGTGCGACAATTATTAAATATAACCGCTCCACAGAATCTCGGGAGGAAATTGCACAAGAGCTAATCGATAAATACGGTTATACGTTAATTCCGCCTTTCGATGCGGAGTCCATTATAGCTGGACAAGGTACCGTTGCACAAGAGTTCATAGAAGAAGTGGGAAAGCTTGATTATCTCCTGGTTCCCTGCGGGGGAGGCGGGCTGATAAGCGGATGTGCTGTTGCCGCCAAACACCTCTTGCCTGAATGTAAGGTGATTGGGGTGGAACCGGCGTTATCAGATGATGCAGCGAAGTCGTTTAAAACAGGTGAATTACAGACGATAAAAACACCAAACTCTGTTGCGGATGGTTTAAATACCCCTTCATTAGGAAAAATTACTTTTCCATTTATTAAGGAGCATGTAGATGATTTTATAACTGTTTCTGAGGAGGAAATCAAGACGGCTATGTACCTTCTTTGGACGCGGTTGAAGATTGTAGTCGAACCATCTGGAGCGGTTGCTTTAGCAGCGTATCGGAAGCTTTCTGTTAAAGGCAAAAGAGTTGGCGTGGTATTAAGCGGAGGAAATGTGGATGTCAGGAAAGCTGGTGATTTATTCAAGGATATCATCGTTTAA
- a CDS encoding gamma-glutamyltransferase family protein, whose protein sequence is MHTKRRNNCQTGLLLTFTTTVLLALSGCVSEKENGEDPASNPSEDKRETISPPNEEEETENDPDVPEAYGVSAGHPDAVEAGMTVLENGGNAVDAAIATAYAISVVEPFASGIGGGGVTLVQEQGQDPEAYDYREVVPEDGIPSSDIGVPGFVAGTKELHDDYGSADWQTVMNPAIDLAESSEVSETLAQQLQSAEDRLPVEQLEHFYPEGTAIEAGATLEQSALAETLRDIRDSDGTSFYEGNTGENLAAIEGLDRDSLADFDVGRHDPVTGEFAGYEVTGAPPPLPGASVIQMLQMIEERGTLDEERNSRPFVHDIAMSWRIAQQFVDSDFGDPSFVDVPVDSLVDREQNADLAEEISSGSLLPEDEERTYGDSDPNTTHITVIDDNGTVISMTNTLTNFFGSGEYAEGFFLNNQMSRFDIGQTEQNTPEPGRRSVTWSSPMIVADEEGPVLGIGSPGGERIPIMLTQVIADWVQEDSDLEAVVEADRFHLTDDALVMESAPETNVREALLDIGYREIREAPTPLYFGSIQALMIDRDKDDISGAADSRREADWRVEPRD, encoded by the coding sequence ATGCACACAAAGAGGCGTAACAATTGCCAAACTGGCTTGCTTTTAACTTTTACGACAACGGTATTGCTTGCGCTTAGCGGATGTGTCTCCGAGAAAGAGAATGGAGAGGATCCTGCGTCCAATCCATCTGAAGATAAAAGGGAAACGATAAGCCCGCCAAACGAGGAAGAAGAGACAGAGAATGATCCGGACGTGCCAGAGGCTTACGGTGTCAGCGCAGGGCACCCAGATGCTGTAGAAGCTGGAATGACCGTTTTGGAAAATGGAGGTAATGCTGTGGATGCAGCCATTGCAACTGCGTATGCCATTTCTGTAGTCGAGCCTTTTGCTTCAGGAATCGGAGGCGGCGGGGTAACCCTGGTTCAAGAGCAGGGTCAAGATCCCGAGGCATATGATTATCGTGAAGTCGTCCCTGAAGACGGCATTCCTTCATCAGATATTGGTGTGCCAGGGTTTGTAGCTGGGACAAAGGAATTACATGACGACTATGGGAGTGCTGACTGGCAAACGGTGATGAACCCGGCGATTGATTTAGCAGAAAGTTCGGAGGTATCTGAAACCTTAGCGCAGCAGCTTCAATCTGCTGAGGACCGCTTGCCGGTCGAGCAGCTGGAGCATTTTTATCCGGAGGGTACAGCGATTGAAGCAGGCGCTACGTTAGAACAATCGGCATTGGCCGAAACATTGCGTGATATTCGGGATAGTGATGGAACGTCCTTTTATGAAGGGAATACCGGAGAGAACTTAGCGGCGATTGAAGGGCTGGATAGAGACTCGCTTGCGGACTTCGATGTTGGTCGGCATGATCCGGTGACTGGAGAATTTGCCGGATATGAGGTGACTGGTGCTCCGCCGCCGCTTCCTGGTGCCAGTGTCATTCAAATGCTGCAAATGATAGAAGAACGGGGAACATTAGATGAAGAACGGAATAGCAGACCATTTGTGCATGATATTGCGATGTCTTGGCGAATTGCCCAACAATTTGTTGATTCGGATTTTGGCGATCCTTCCTTTGTGGATGTTCCAGTTGACTCTTTGGTTGACCGTGAACAAAATGCCGATTTAGCAGAAGAAATCTCCAGTGGCAGCTTGCTTCCTGAGGACGAAGAGCGGACTTATGGTGATTCGGATCCTAATACGACACATATTACTGTCATTGATGATAACGGCACCGTCATTTCCATGACGAATACGCTGACCAATTTCTTTGGATCGGGTGAGTACGCAGAAGGTTTCTTTCTGAATAATCAGATGTCCCGGTTTGACATTGGCCAAACTGAACAAAATACACCGGAACCTGGACGGCGTTCCGTTACTTGGTCTTCCCCGATGATTGTTGCGGATGAGGAGGGACCTGTTTTAGGAATCGGCAGTCCGGGAGGCGAACGTATTCCGATCATGCTTACGCAAGTGATTGCGGACTGGGTTCAAGAAGATTCGGATTTGGAAGCCGTTGTTGAAGCGGATCGCTTTCATCTGACGGATGACGCCCTTGTGATGGAAAGCGCACCGGAAACGAACGTGAGAGAAGCGTTGCTTGATATCGGTTATCGTGAGATTCGTGAAGCTCCGACCCCGCTTTATTTCGGTTCGATTCAAGCGTTGATGATTGATCGGGATAAGGATGACATATCAGGAGCGGCTGACTCCCGGCGTGAAGCCGATTGGCGTGTAGAACCACGGGATTAA
- a CDS encoding VOC family protein, translating into MKIEHVAIWVKDLEAMKHFYETYFNGSASAKYHNKDKAFESYFLTFDGTTRLEIMRQSGVDQPDSKKRTGWAHIAISLGSQEQVNQMTDTLKKTGFHLVNGPRVTGDGYYESVIEDPEGNYLELTV; encoded by the coding sequence ATGAAAATCGAGCACGTGGCAATCTGGGTCAAAGATTTAGAAGCGATGAAACATTTTTACGAAACGTATTTCAATGGAAGTGCAAGTGCCAAGTATCATAATAAAGACAAAGCATTTGAGTCTTATTTTCTCACATTTGATGGAACAACACGTTTAGAAATCATGCGTCAATCAGGGGTGGATCAACCAGATTCAAAAAAGAGAACCGGTTGGGCTCATATTGCCATTTCCTTAGGGAGTCAAGAACAAGTGAATCAAATGACAGATACATTAAAAAAGACTGGTTTTCATTTAGTAAATGGTCCCCGCGTTACGGGAGATGGCTATTATGAAAGTGTTATTGAAGATCCGGAAGGCAATTATTTAGAATTAACGGTATAA
- a CDS encoding N-acetylmuramoyl-L-alanine amidase, translated as MKYNLMIGIAFFVCLFIFLPTVHADDGKMYQVHAETIEFMDAPSEDATILGELKKDYKVTIFEESNGWGKTFYNGEQAWIALHHLSAVDDIQTEPENEESDTEDTEDTENQQIETETAAEINTTSAESSTNGVLYRVQASAVNARYAPDKNAAVVTQLNHGEKVTIFEESYGWGKTYYHDEEVWIALYLLDKDNESTISDDVSEENETIESSETAEENQNEASEADTEQKEDETENEETESKEDKPEVQAEQSSEHPLADRHFVIDPGHGGKDPGAVGSEVYEKTLALTTAKKLGDQLRQQGASVTFTREDDTYLSLEERANISNAADTDAFISLHYNASEDPAASGVETFYKNESESQMLAQSVQTSLMNHVDLHDRGAQQADFQVLKDNQQTAILIELGFISNAEEQQVIQTDHYQENATKGIVAGLETYFN; from the coding sequence ATGAAGTACAACTTAATGATAGGCATTGCTTTTTTCGTTTGCCTATTCATTTTTTTACCAACAGTTCATGCAGACGACGGGAAGATGTACCAAGTTCATGCTGAAACAATAGAATTCATGGATGCTCCCTCTGAGGATGCAACCATTCTAGGTGAATTAAAAAAAGACTATAAAGTTACTATTTTTGAAGAATCCAATGGCTGGGGGAAAACATTTTATAACGGTGAACAGGCCTGGATCGCGTTACATCACCTTTCCGCAGTGGATGATATACAGACAGAGCCAGAAAACGAGGAATCAGATACAGAAGATACAGAAGATACAGAAAATCAACAAATTGAAACGGAAACTGCTGCAGAAATAAATACAACGTCTGCGGAATCTAGCACAAACGGAGTATTGTACCGTGTTCAAGCATCCGCAGTAAATGCACGTTATGCACCTGATAAGAATGCAGCAGTCGTTACACAGTTAAATCATGGAGAAAAAGTTACTATTTTTGAAGAATCATACGGTTGGGGAAAAACGTATTATCATGATGAAGAAGTATGGATTGCTCTATATTTACTTGATAAAGATAACGAATCGACCATCAGCGATGATGTATCAGAAGAAAATGAAACAATAGAGTCGTCGGAAACAGCAGAAGAAAATCAAAATGAAGCATCAGAAGCTGATACGGAACAAAAAGAGGATGAAACGGAAAACGAAGAGACTGAATCAAAAGAGGACAAGCCAGAAGTTCAAGCGGAACAAAGCTCGGAACATCCGCTTGCAGACCGTCACTTTGTGATTGATCCTGGTCATGGCGGGAAAGATCCTGGCGCAGTAGGGTCAGAGGTATATGAAAAAACATTAGCGCTGACCACAGCTAAAAAATTAGGAGATCAATTACGTCAACAAGGGGCTTCCGTTACCTTTACCAGAGAAGATGATACGTATCTTTCATTGGAGGAACGGGCCAATATTAGTAATGCAGCAGATACGGACGCATTTATCAGCTTGCACTATAATGCTTCGGAAGATCCAGCTGCGAGCGGGGTAGAAACCTTTTACAAAAATGAAAGTGAAAGCCAAATGCTTGCGCAATCTGTACAAACATCGCTGATGAATCATGTTGATCTCCATGATCGCGGGGCGCAACAGGCCGATTTCCAAGTGTTGAAGGATAATCAGCAAACTGCTATCTTAATTGAGCTTGGTTTCATCAGCAATGCAGAGGAACAGCAGGTGATTCAAACGGATCACTATCAAGAAAATGCAACAAAAGGTATTGTGGCAGGTTTGGAAACGTATTTTAATTAA